A part of Armatimonadota bacterium genomic DNA contains:
- a CDS encoding Hsp20/alpha crystallin family protein gives MPSRFIIRYPLPQRSQSEFGGPVSGQSAQHAFAPPTDVFETPESYRVRMEIAGVDPKDVEIMVAEDHRTVTIQGDRPPAQHDGPGRYLNIEVQYGPFARTIVLPDAVSGEEARASYAQGYLSITLPRLRPQSSRRSVPIQTK, from the coding sequence ATGCCCTCCCGCTTTATCATCAGGTACCCCCTGCCCCAGCGCTCGCAGAGCGAGTTCGGTGGGCCCGTTTCAGGCCAATCGGCGCAGCATGCCTTTGCGCCCCCCACCGATGTGTTCGAGACACCCGAAAGTTACCGGGTCCGCATGGAGATTGCGGGCGTGGACCCCAAGGATGTGGAGATCATGGTCGCAGAAGATCATCGCACGGTGACGATCCAGGGTGACCGCCCGCCCGCGCAGCATGATGGTCCGGGCCGGTATCTGAACATCGAGGTCCAGTATGGGCCCTTCGCACGGACTATCGTTCTTCCGGACGCGGTGAGTGGGGAGGAGGCGCGGGCATCTTACGCTCAGGGGTATCTGTCGATCACCCTCCCGCGGCTGCGGCCCCAGTCCTCCCGGCGATCAGTTCCGATACAGACGAAGTAA
- the lon gene encoding endopeptidase La has protein sequence MVEVQEKHNRKSEQFPEIVPVLPLNGMVVFPLMLTPMSVNDPRELQAIDAAVAADRYLLLVALKEGEETPGPDTLHEIGSIAAIHKMMQLPDETRHLVLRSYARVRIVEFVETAPVLMARIEPVEETGEDSPETRALFHTVLKSFERLVELSPYLPKEAYVQALNVHSASSLADLVASALPIRGDEQQRLLATLDVTERLRMVHRMAQEALTTLEIADRVGSTAREEIEKNQREYVLREQLKAIQRELGQETEGEELEDLRTRLQEANLPEEARKAADREVARLERMNPAAAEYSVVRTYLEWMAELPWSKSSEEIIDVEAAQRVLDEDHYDLEEVKDRIIEYLAVRKIKQDMKGPILCFVGPPGVGKTSLGKSIARATGREFVRMSLGGVRDEAEIRGHRRTYVGALPGRIIRAVRDAGTNNPVIMLDEVDKLGADFRGDPSSALLEVLDPAQNSTFSDHYLEVPFDLSQVMFICTANVLQTIPAPLLDRMEVIQLAGYTEEEKVHIAKRYLVPRQREEHGLTAKQLRITDAALRGIIGKYTRESGVRNLERQIGTVCRKIARRVAAGETELPTVTSDNLESFLGRQKIFPEACDRVTVPGVVTGLAWTQTGGEILFIEATRMPGKKGFKLTGQLGDVMQESADAALSYVRSNAEKLGIEPDFFDSSDIHIHVPSGAVPKDGPSAGVAMVTALVSLLTGKRVKCNVGMTGEITLRGKVLPIGGVKEKSLAARRAGLDTVILPLQNQGDVRELSEELRGDLKFIFAETIGDVLSAALEG, from the coding sequence ATGGTGGAAGTTCAGGAGAAGCATAATCGCAAGTCTGAGCAGTTCCCGGAAATCGTGCCCGTCCTGCCGCTGAACGGGATGGTAGTGTTCCCGCTCATGCTCACCCCGATGTCCGTCAACGATCCACGGGAACTCCAAGCTATTGACGCGGCGGTTGCTGCGGACCGCTACCTGCTCCTCGTTGCTCTCAAGGAGGGCGAGGAGACGCCGGGCCCGGACACTCTCCACGAGATAGGATCGATTGCAGCCATTCACAAAATGATGCAGTTGCCTGACGAGACCCGGCATCTCGTGCTGCGCAGTTATGCCCGGGTGCGGATCGTGGAGTTTGTCGAGACGGCGCCGGTGCTCATGGCCCGAATCGAGCCGGTGGAGGAGACAGGAGAGGATTCTCCTGAGACTCGGGCGCTGTTCCACACGGTTTTGAAGTCTTTCGAGCGCCTGGTTGAGCTCTCCCCATATCTGCCGAAGGAAGCCTATGTTCAGGCGCTCAACGTCCACTCGGCGTCGAGTCTGGCCGATCTCGTTGCTTCCGCCCTGCCCATCCGCGGGGACGAACAGCAACGCCTTCTCGCGACGCTTGATGTGACCGAGCGACTGCGCATGGTCCACCGCATGGCTCAGGAGGCGCTGACCACGCTGGAGATTGCCGACCGCGTCGGCTCGACGGCGCGGGAGGAGATAGAGAAGAACCAGCGCGAGTATGTGCTGCGCGAGCAGTTGAAGGCGATCCAGCGGGAGCTCGGACAGGAGACCGAGGGTGAGGAATTGGAGGACCTCCGGACGCGCCTCCAGGAGGCAAACCTGCCGGAGGAAGCGCGCAAGGCTGCGGACCGAGAGGTCGCCCGGCTGGAGCGAATGAATCCGGCGGCGGCGGAGTACAGCGTGGTCCGGACGTATCTTGAGTGGATGGCCGAACTTCCCTGGAGCAAGTCCAGCGAGGAGATCATTGACGTGGAGGCCGCCCAGCGGGTGCTGGATGAAGACCACTACGACCTCGAGGAAGTGAAGGATCGCATCATCGAGTACCTTGCGGTGCGCAAGATCAAGCAGGATATGAAGGGCCCGATCCTGTGCTTCGTGGGTCCGCCGGGAGTGGGGAAAACGTCGCTGGGCAAGAGCATTGCCCGGGCAACGGGGCGCGAGTTCGTGCGCATGAGTCTGGGCGGCGTGCGGGATGAGGCGGAGATTCGTGGCCACCGAAGGACATATGTGGGCGCTCTGCCCGGCCGCATCATTCGCGCGGTCCGGGATGCGGGAACGAACAATCCGGTGATCATGCTGGACGAGGTGGACAAACTCGGGGCAGACTTCCGGGGCGACCCCTCGTCAGCATTGCTGGAAGTCCTCGACCCGGCCCAGAACAGCACTTTCAGCGACCATTACCTGGAGGTGCCCTTCGACCTTTCCCAGGTGATGTTCATCTGCACCGCCAACGTGCTGCAGACTATTCCCGCGCCGCTCCTTGACCGCATGGAAGTGATACAACTCGCGGGATACACGGAAGAGGAGAAGGTGCATATCGCGAAGCGCTACCTGGTTCCGCGCCAGCGCGAGGAGCACGGGCTGACCGCGAAACAGCTTCGCATCACCGATGCAGCGCTGCGGGGTATCATCGGCAAGTACACCCGCGAATCGGGCGTCCGCAATCTGGAGCGGCAGATCGGCACGGTCTGCCGCAAGATCGCGCGCAGAGTGGCCGCGGGCGAAACCGAACTGCCCACTGTGACCAGCGACAACCTGGAGAGTTTCCTTGGGCGTCAGAAGATCTTCCCGGAAGCGTGCGACCGGGTGACGGTGCCGGGAGTTGTGACCGGGCTTGCATGGACCCAGACCGGCGGAGAGATCCTTTTCATCGAGGCCACGCGCATGCCCGGCAAGAAGGGCTTCAAGCTTACGGGCCAGTTGGGCGATGTCATGCAGGAGTCAGCGGACGCCGCACTCAGCTACGTGCGCAGCAATGCAGAGAAACTCGGAATTGAGCCTGATTTCTTCGACAGCAGCGACATCCACATCCACGTTCCCAGCGGCGCTGTGCCCAAGGACGGACCCTCCGCGGGAGTCGCCATGGTGACCGCGTTGGTATCCTTGCTCACCGGCAAGCGCGTCAAGTGCAATGTGGGGATGACCGGAGAGATCACGCTACGAGGCAAGGTGCTTCCCATTGGCGGCGTCAAGGAAAAGAGTCTCGCGGCACGGCGCGCCGGCTTGGACACCGTCATCTTGCCCCTGCAGAACCAGGGAGATGTGCGGGAACTGAGCGAGGAACTGAGGGGTGATCTGAAGTTCATCTTCGCCGAGACCATCGGAGATGTGCTATCAGCCGCCCTCGAGGGTTGA
- a CDS encoding PEP-CTERM sorting domain-containing protein: MRGSVAALLLVLSLTCAHAITYHGGLTTAGSHSDPDFVADGLDGTGFWIDPGDTSLEWWVSQDSPTDPWHYKYVLSTPGPGGAPSHFIIETTNPLTEGEPDYFDATGDFEQDTISLHIGPSAGNPSMPDDVYGIKFDELSGEIVVTFEFYSYRNPVWGDFYSKCGNTGGIQNTAWNKGLTDNDTDPNLAPSNGSLNYHVLRPNGQTQDIPEPGTMALFGLGLVAAAFMRLRKR, encoded by the coding sequence TTGCGGGGCAGTGTGGCAGCTCTTCTACTCGTGTTGTCCCTGACATGCGCTCATGCCATCACGTACCACGGTGGGCTTACCACGGCTGGTTCCCACTCAGACCCGGATTTCGTCGCCGACGGCCTCGACGGGACCGGATTCTGGATTGATCCCGGCGACACGTCCCTGGAATGGTGGGTCAGTCAGGATAGCCCCACCGATCCGTGGCACTATAAGTACGTTCTTTCTACACCGGGGCCGGGTGGCGCTCCCAGCCACTTCATCATCGAGACCACGAATCCGTTGACCGAGGGCGAGCCCGACTACTTCGACGCCACGGGCGACTTCGAGCAGGATACGATCAGTCTTCATATTGGTCCGAGCGCAGGCAACCCCTCGATGCCCGACGACGTCTACGGCATCAAGTTTGACGAGCTGAGCGGAGAGATCGTGGTCACGTTCGAGTTCTACAGCTATCGGAACCCGGTCTGGGGTGACTTCTACTCCAAGTGTGGCAACACCGGCGGCATACAGAACACGGCGTGGAACAAGGGCCTCACGGACAACGACACCGACCCGAACCTCGCACCCAGCAACGGCTCGCTGAACTACCACGTCCTGCGGCCCAACGGCCAGACCCAGGACATCCCGGAACCCGGCACAATGGCGCTGTTTGGGCTTGGGCTGGTTGCGGCGGCCTTCATGCGACTTCGAAAGCGCTGA
- a CDS encoding Gfo/Idh/MocA family oxidoreductase: MSDNLRVLVLGCGSIGERHICCLTQMGGVEVIACDTRAERLAAMSEQYGVSETVSSYDEVDLSDVLAVMICTPSDQHIGPATRAAEAGCHLFVEPPLAFSMDGVDALINLCRQRELVFQVGYFMRHHPNLKEIKALIEIGKIGKVNTVQLKTSHFIGKCWSGSPEVFWADAATGGGVIRDASQGLDLIQWLVGAVSQVAAMRARFMPDVDPDVEDAAALILRFANGALGTAILSRWRQNFKSGLELDGTLGSIEWAYESGEVRLYTEEDKSWRTHQVEVEQDDLFIAQARNFVAACRGEQTPAATGMDGKRALMAALAAQEAAESGGLVEIPCCCMCGD, from the coding sequence ATGTCCGACAACTTGAGAGTGCTGGTCCTCGGATGCGGCTCCATCGGCGAGCGGCACATTTGCTGTCTTACGCAGATGGGCGGTGTGGAGGTAATCGCCTGTGACACGCGGGCCGAGAGGCTGGCCGCGATGAGCGAGCAGTACGGCGTGTCCGAGACGGTCTCCAGCTATGACGAGGTGGATCTATCGGATGTCCTGGCGGTGATGATCTGTACACCTTCCGACCAGCACATCGGCCCTGCGACGCGTGCGGCAGAAGCCGGCTGCCATCTGTTCGTCGAGCCCCCCCTCGCATTCTCCATGGACGGGGTCGATGCGCTGATCAATCTGTGCCGGCAGCGCGAACTGGTCTTCCAGGTGGGCTATTTCATGCGGCATCACCCGAACCTCAAGGAGATCAAAGCGCTGATCGAGATCGGAAAGATCGGCAAGGTGAACACGGTCCAACTGAAAACCAGCCACTTCATCGGCAAATGCTGGTCGGGATCTCCGGAGGTCTTCTGGGCCGACGCAGCCACCGGCGGCGGTGTTATCCGGGACGCCTCTCAGGGTCTCGACCTGATCCAGTGGCTCGTGGGAGCGGTTAGTCAGGTCGCGGCAATGCGCGCCCGCTTCATGCCGGACGTTGACCCCGATGTGGAAGATGCCGCCGCGCTCATCCTGCGCTTTGCGAATGGGGCGTTAGGCACAGCCATTCTTAGTCGCTGGCGACAGAACTTCAAGAGCGGCCTGGAGCTCGACGGCACTCTGGGGAGCATCGAGTGGGCATACGAGTCCGGTGAGGTGCGGCTGTATACCGAGGAGGACAAGTCCTGGCGCACCCACCAGGTGGAGGTTGAGCAAGACGACCTCTTCATTGCGCAGGCCCGAAACTTCGTAGCAGCGTGCAGGGGCGAGCAGACGCCGGCGGCGACAGGAATGGATGGCAAGCGGGCTCTCATGGCTGCGCTGGCGGCGCAGGAAGCGGCAGAATCGGGTGGCCTCGTGGAGATCCCCTGCTGCTGCATGTGTGGCGATTAG
- a CDS encoding 6-phosphofructokinase, translated as MPLKGNALIGQSGGPTIVINASLVGAVQAAEKRDEIEEFYGAVHGLTGVLNEDMFDLFRETPDVISQLKYTPSAALGSCRLKPKPQDLERCMEVFKAHNIRYFFYNGGNDSQLTCHMISELAKTSDWEMRVIGIPKTIDNDLVVTDNCPGFGSAARYAAACVQFASKDAEAFGNVEVVEVMGRNAGWLTGATQAGRLDDYMAPHLVYLPEVKVNPDEFLADCKEIYDKHGYLVVAVSEGFSFAETDLATTSAKVDEFGHARLGGVAQALGNMIEEEIGVRARHDTLGNLQRCFAWCASQVDIDEAYAVGANAVERACNGETDVMITIQRKSSDPFVFETETTSLMSVADQTRLVPAEWINERKNGVTQEFIDYVKPLMRGLDEPQFGDLPVYPRLRKQFVTKKLEPYVRAK; from the coding sequence ATGCCACTCAAGGGCAACGCGCTCATCGGCCAGTCCGGTGGGCCAACCATCGTTATCAACGCCAGTCTCGTGGGTGCAGTCCAGGCTGCGGAGAAGCGCGACGAAATCGAGGAGTTCTACGGTGCGGTCCACGGCCTCACCGGCGTGCTCAACGAGGACATGTTCGACCTCTTCCGTGAGACGCCGGATGTCATCTCGCAACTCAAGTACACGCCCTCGGCCGCTCTGGGCTCCTGCCGGCTGAAACCAAAGCCCCAGGACCTCGAGCGCTGCATGGAAGTGTTCAAAGCCCACAACATCCGCTACTTCTTCTACAATGGCGGCAATGATTCACAGCTCACCTGCCACATGATCTCGGAGCTTGCCAAGACCAGCGACTGGGAAATGCGGGTCATCGGCATCCCCAAGACCATCGACAACGACCTGGTCGTTACCGATAACTGCCCCGGGTTCGGCTCCGCAGCGCGCTACGCCGCTGCCTGCGTGCAGTTTGCGTCCAAGGACGCAGAAGCATTCGGAAACGTGGAGGTTGTCGAGGTCATGGGCCGGAACGCGGGCTGGCTGACCGGCGCCACCCAGGCAGGCCGCCTGGATGACTACATGGCTCCGCATCTCGTCTATCTGCCCGAGGTCAAGGTCAATCCTGACGAGTTCCTTGCTGACTGCAAGGAGATTTACGACAAGCATGGCTACCTCGTGGTCGCAGTGTCTGAGGGCTTCAGTTTCGCGGAGACCGATCTCGCAACCACCTCCGCGAAGGTTGACGAGTTCGGTCATGCACGTCTCGGCGGTGTGGCCCAGGCCCTCGGCAACATGATCGAGGAAGAGATCGGAGTACGCGCACGCCATGACACGCTGGGCAACCTGCAACGCTGCTTCGCCTGGTGCGCGTCCCAGGTGGATATCGACGAGGCCTACGCCGTGGGCGCCAATGCCGTCGAACGCGCCTGCAATGGCGAGACCGACGTCATGATCACCATCCAGCGCAAGAGCAGTGATCCCTTTGTGTTCGAGACCGAAACCACTTCGCTGATGAGCGTCGCCGACCAGACACGCTTGGTGCCGGCCGAGTGGATCAACGAGCGCAAGAACGGGGTCACCCAGGAGTTCATCGACTACGTCAAGCCTCTCATGAGGGGTCTCGATGAGCCGCAGTTCGGTGACCTGCCTGTCTATCCGCGGCTGCGCAAGCAGTTCGTGACCAAGAAACTGGAGCCCTACGTTCGCGCCAAGTAA
- a CDS encoding M20/M25/M40 family metallo-hydrolase produces MRRSRSRGTGRSGLRGIALAIPCALLLARAVLLQSCGNTPVSEQVACAESRELRGRDAPGACLADRLDAHSEANMLGHVRALADRIGPRRGGSGAERQAGDYILDRLGEIGVEARVQDRIAIGLTGTSTRNIETVLPGAGEGALLLGAHYDSVVGRETSPGANDNASGVAVLLELARVLRTADLPCEVRLVFFGAEEFCGDPPVHHVGSNYYVRRARDADLAGIRAMLNVDMVGLGAPLHACRIGLGTDEARRKLSCAADQARISLSLKDCFPYGDHEAFELAGVPSVCLTQFGDDPHWHSDRDMSRFIQGSALSAAARLCLSFLDQYAVSPCAVSCSIDSARFLGSRRSRSPLRPMSMRSAGLERVGMSLAGPSCPKGRGAGNRL; encoded by the coding sequence ATGCGGCGAAGCAGATCACGAGGGACAGGCCGGTCGGGCCTGCGGGGGATTGCGCTGGCGATCCCATGTGCACTCCTGCTCGCACGGGCGGTGCTGCTCCAGTCATGCGGCAATACCCCAGTCAGCGAACAAGTTGCATGCGCCGAAAGCCGGGAGCTGCGGGGCCGCGACGCGCCTGGTGCGTGCCTCGCCGATCGCCTGGACGCCCACAGCGAAGCCAACATGCTGGGCCACGTGCGGGCGCTTGCGGACCGAATCGGCCCTCGCAGGGGCGGTAGTGGTGCGGAGCGGCAGGCCGGGGACTACATCCTGGATAGACTGGGTGAGATCGGGGTCGAAGCACGGGTTCAGGACCGGATCGCAATCGGGCTCACGGGAACGAGTACGCGCAACATCGAGACGGTTCTGCCGGGAGCGGGAGAAGGAGCCCTGCTCCTGGGCGCGCATTATGACTCCGTGGTTGGCAGGGAGACATCCCCCGGCGCCAACGACAATGCATCCGGCGTCGCCGTCCTTCTCGAGCTCGCCCGCGTTCTGCGGACAGCCGACCTGCCCTGCGAGGTGCGCCTGGTATTCTTCGGTGCCGAGGAATTCTGCGGGGACCCGCCGGTGCACCATGTGGGCTCCAACTACTACGTACGCAGGGCCAGGGATGCGGACCTGGCTGGAATCCGGGCGATGCTGAACGTGGATATGGTGGGGCTCGGCGCGCCTTTGCATGCGTGCCGCATCGGCCTGGGCACGGACGAGGCGCGCCGGAAGCTCTCATGCGCCGCCGATCAGGCCCGCATCTCCTTGTCCCTGAAAGACTGCTTCCCTTACGGCGACCACGAAGCCTTTGAGCTTGCGGGTGTTCCATCGGTGTGTCTGACCCAGTTCGGGGATGATCCACACTGGCACTCCGACCGTGATATGTCGAGATTCATCCAGGGCAGTGCTCTCAGCGCCGCCGCTCGGCTCTGCCTCAGCTTTCTGGACCAATACGCTGTAAGCCCTTGCGCAGTGTCATGCTCTATTGACAGTGCGCGGTTCTTGGGATCGCGAAGAAGCCGCTCGCCCCTGAGGCCGATGAGCATGCGTTCCGCCGGCCTGGAGCGTGTTGGAATGTCGCTGGCGGGCCCTTCCTGCCCCAAAGGCCGCGGAGCGGGCAACCGTCTGTAA
- a CDS encoding ThuA domain-containing protein, with the protein MALSVTLWNEFRHEKQLDACREIYPDGMHAAIADYLARNTDFRLRLACLDEPEHGLTEQVLEDTDVLIWWSHVAQDEVSDEVADRVCTRVLAGMGLIVLHSALKSKVFMRLMGTTCDIKWRESGEKERLWVVAPGHPIAAGLGEYIEIQNTEMYGEHFDIPVPDELVFISWFPGGEVFRSGCCFNRGNGRIFYFRPGHETHPVYHNEEVLKVILNAIKWAAPSGGPQFRRGNVPPLEQI; encoded by the coding sequence ATGGCGCTGAGCGTGACGCTCTGGAACGAGTTCAGGCATGAAAAGCAGCTCGATGCCTGCCGCGAAATCTACCCTGATGGAATGCATGCTGCGATTGCGGATTACCTCGCGCGCAACACTGATTTCAGGCTGCGGCTGGCCTGTCTTGATGAGCCTGAACATGGCTTGACAGAGCAGGTGCTGGAGGACACGGACGTTCTCATCTGGTGGAGTCACGTGGCGCAAGACGAGGTGAGCGATGAGGTCGCGGATCGCGTCTGCACTCGCGTGTTGGCAGGGATGGGACTGATCGTGCTCCACTCGGCTCTCAAGAGCAAGGTTTTCATGCGGCTGATGGGCACCACCTGCGACATCAAGTGGCGCGAGTCGGGGGAAAAGGAGCGGCTCTGGGTCGTGGCCCCTGGGCACCCGATTGCCGCCGGACTCGGCGAGTATATCGAGATACAGAACACCGAGATGTACGGGGAGCATTTCGATATCCCGGTTCCTGACGAGCTTGTGTTCATCAGTTGGTTCCCTGGTGGCGAGGTGTTCCGCAGTGGCTGCTGTTTCAACCGGGGAAACGGACGCATATTCTATTTCCGTCCGGGCCATGAGACTCATCCCGTGTACCACAACGAGGAAGTGCTCAAAGTCATTCTGAACGCGATCAAATGGGCAGCCCCCAGTGGCGGCCCACAGTTCCGGCGGGGCAATGTGCCGCCGCTGGAACAGATCTGA
- a CDS encoding sugar phosphate isomerase/epimerase, producing MFKLSVISDEISQDFQRVVDVCKEYGVAMVEPRSVWDTPPHKLSDDQLAQMKSIMDASGFSVPCIASPFLKCDLGDADQYKEHLAILRRCIEIAHRFDCKIIRGFTFWKTGPAQGVWQQLLDAYAEPIRICEQEDVYIGIENEASTHIATAAEAEAMYKDLASDRVRAIWDPANEVYATDGELPFPNAFERMKPYMIHMHIKDAVRDPQAEGGARCVPVGDGGYIDYPAQFQALVDMGYEGACSLETHWRPGSQLDEETMNKPGGAAFSAGGEQASRICFEKILEMIANLKA from the coding sequence ATGTTCAAACTCAGCGTCATCAGCGACGAAATCTCCCAGGACTTCCAGCGAGTCGTCGATGTCTGCAAGGAGTATGGGGTCGCTATGGTGGAGCCGCGGTCGGTGTGGGACACTCCGCCGCACAAGCTGTCTGACGACCAGCTCGCCCAGATGAAGTCGATCATGGATGCGAGCGGGTTCAGCGTTCCCTGTATTGCATCTCCTTTTCTGAAGTGCGATCTGGGAGACGCAGACCAGTACAAGGAGCATCTGGCTATCTTGCGCCGCTGCATCGAGATTGCGCACCGCTTCGACTGCAAGATCATCCGCGGGTTCACTTTCTGGAAGACCGGGCCGGCCCAGGGAGTCTGGCAGCAACTTCTCGACGCCTATGCCGAGCCGATCCGCATCTGCGAGCAAGAGGATGTGTACATCGGAATCGAAAACGAAGCATCTACCCATATCGCTACCGCTGCCGAAGCGGAGGCAATGTACAAGGACCTCGCCAGTGACCGCGTCCGCGCTATCTGGGACCCGGCAAACGAGGTATATGCCACCGATGGTGAACTACCTTTCCCGAACGCCTTTGAGCGGATGAAGCCCTACATGATCCACATGCACATCAAAGATGCTGTCCGCGACCCGCAGGCTGAGGGAGGCGCCCGTTGCGTCCCGGTGGGTGATGGCGGTTACATTGACTACCCTGCGCAGTTCCAGGCGCTCGTGGATATGGGATACGAGGGGGCCTGCAGCCTGGAGACCCACTGGCGGCCCGGGTCTCAGCTGGATGAGGAGACTATGAACAAGCCAGGAGGCGCGGCCTTCTCCGCCGGCGGCGAGCAGGCCAGCCGCATCTGTTTCGAGAAGATACTCGAGATGATCGCGAACCTGAAGGCTTAG
- a CDS encoding L,D-transpeptidase family protein has translation MPRHNSGRQCLSNGIPLAATAGILFVLIWGVDLRLSLMPSLFVGDWPTEHPTAKVKPRLWAYVDTAALVPDAGIVAPASTSLYDDVPAYETLGRNDLVARIARIRGGLGPLLTAKVHEGMAAVSLRDLCARLGNQFTWDGAGVALVSGDEGVTEFAPGSRTARRNLNSIGLPAPPFVDGNDLYVPVRSAAAALGLELTQERGGSIVCLSRGTSTVRALIPAQAFSIEIDRSDRWLRVFYAGELAKHYRACTGAGQNTPVGRFYIQSKCVWPGWRAYWGEFIPGGSSRNPLGARFIGTSARGRVTGWTIGIHGTNQPSSIGRRISGGCVRLLNPDIIELYEVIPIGTRVTIHE, from the coding sequence ATGCCAAGGCACAACTCAGGCCGGCAATGTCTGAGCAATGGAATCCCCCTCGCTGCGACAGCTGGGATACTCTTTGTACTCATCTGGGGTGTGGACCTGCGGCTGTCACTGATGCCCTCTCTGTTCGTCGGAGACTGGCCGACTGAACATCCGACCGCCAAGGTGAAACCCAGGCTCTGGGCTTATGTCGACACCGCCGCCCTGGTTCCCGACGCAGGTATCGTGGCGCCTGCGAGCACGTCCCTGTATGACGACGTACCGGCGTATGAGACGCTGGGGAGGAATGATCTGGTCGCCCGGATCGCGCGTATCCGGGGCGGTCTCGGCCCCCTGTTGACAGCCAAGGTCCACGAAGGGATGGCAGCCGTCAGCCTTCGTGACCTCTGCGCGAGACTGGGCAATCAATTCACCTGGGACGGTGCTGGCGTCGCCTTGGTGTCCGGCGATGAGGGTGTCACCGAGTTCGCGCCAGGTTCGCGCACGGCGCGGCGCAATCTGAACAGTATAGGTCTTCCAGCCCCGCCGTTCGTGGACGGCAACGACCTGTACGTTCCGGTCCGCAGTGCGGCAGCAGCACTCGGTCTTGAGTTGACCCAGGAACGGGGCGGCTCCATAGTGTGTCTGAGCCGCGGCACCAGCACGGTTCGGGCCCTCATCCCGGCGCAGGCCTTCAGCATCGAAATCGACCGTTCAGACCGTTGGCTCCGGGTCTTCTATGCCGGGGAGTTGGCCAAGCATTACCGTGCGTGTACGGGTGCGGGCCAGAACACACCTGTGGGGCGGTTCTATATCCAGAGCAAATGTGTGTGGCCCGGTTGGCGCGCGTACTGGGGCGAATTCATCCCTGGGGGCAGCAGCCGCAATCCTCTCGGCGCCAGGTTCATAGGCACGTCGGCCAGGGGACGCGTCACCGGCTGGACCATCGGGATACATGGGACGAACCAGCCTTCATCCATCGGGCGCAGGATATCGGGTGGCTGCGTCCGTCTGCTGAACCCCGACATCATCGAACTGTACGAGGTCATACCGATCGGCACTCGGGTTACGATCCACGAGTGA
- a CDS encoding holo-ACP synthase, protein MILGVGTDICSVKRMQYMTEKYGARFLDRVFTPEEQERARRKAGWAERLAARFAAKEATMKALGTGWACGVRFLDIHVTNEFGGRPVVRLVGTAATWAESIGVTRIHVSLSHEREQAVAFVVLEAADGRPWTD, encoded by the coding sequence ATGATCCTCGGTGTTGGCACGGACATCTGCTCGGTCAAGCGAATGCAGTACATGACCGAGAAGTATGGCGCTCGATTCCTCGACCGCGTCTTCACACCTGAGGAGCAGGAACGTGCCCGGCGCAAAGCGGGGTGGGCCGAGAGGTTGGCCGCGCGCTTCGCGGCCAAGGAAGCTACCATGAAGGCACTGGGAACGGGCTGGGCGTGTGGCGTGCGCTTCCTCGACATCCACGTGACCAATGAGTTTGGGGGACGCCCTGTTGTGCGCCTCGTGGGAACCGCCGCGACCTGGGCGGAGTCCATCGGTGTAACGCGCATCCATGTATCGCTTTCTCACGAACGCGAGCAAGCCGTTGCATTTGTGGTTCTCGAGGCGGCCGACGGCCGACCCTGGACCGACTGA